The Polyangia bacterium genome has a window encoding:
- a CDS encoding dihydroorotate dehydrogenase produces MAGDVSLQIETGGLRFRNPILTASGTFGYGREFESLTDLSNLGGLVTKGISPLPRFGNQTPRICETASGMLNSIGLENVGVEGFEREKLPYLRTTGTRVLVNFFGTTFDEYVDCGARLARLSGVDALEMNVSCPNIKAGGIEFGTDPRVLGDLVRACRAVVGKPLWVKLTPNTSDIVALAKACADNGADGLSIINTITGMAIDVRTRRPKIATVFGGLSGPAIKPIALRMVFQVRRAGVPLPISGIGGIQDATDAIEFFLAGASTVQIGTQNFVDPDAGGRIVRDLAVRCATDGISDIRELVGALKTG; encoded by the coding sequence ATGGCCGGCGATGTTTCTTTGCAAATCGAAACCGGCGGGCTGCGGTTTCGCAATCCCATCCTCACGGCTTCGGGCACGTTCGGCTACGGCCGTGAGTTTGAATCGCTGACCGACCTTTCAAACCTGGGCGGCCTGGTCACGAAAGGCATTTCGCCCTTGCCCCGCTTCGGCAACCAGACGCCGCGCATCTGCGAGACAGCGTCCGGAATGCTGAACTCGATCGGCCTCGAGAACGTCGGCGTCGAAGGCTTCGAGCGCGAAAAGCTGCCTTATCTGCGGACCACCGGCACCCGCGTCTTGGTGAACTTCTTCGGCACCACCTTCGACGAATACGTCGACTGCGGCGCCCGCTTGGCCCGGCTGTCCGGCGTCGACGCGTTGGAGATGAACGTCTCGTGCCCCAACATCAAAGCCGGCGGCATCGAGTTCGGCACCGACCCGCGCGTGCTGGGCGATCTGGTGCGTGCCTGCCGTGCCGTGGTCGGCAAGCCGCTGTGGGTAAAGCTGACTCCCAACACCTCTGACATCGTCGCTTTGGCCAAGGCGTGCGCGGACAACGGCGCCGATGGTCTGTCGATCATCAACACCATCACCGGCATGGCCATCGACGTGCGCACGCGGCGTCCGAAGATCGCCACCGTCTTCGGCGGACTGTCGGGGCCGGCGATCAAGCCGATCGCGCTGCGCATGGTATTTCAAGTGCGGCGCGCCGGTGTGCCGCTGCCGATCTCCGGCATCGGTGGCATTCAGGACGCCACGGACGCGATCGAGTTCTTTCTGGCGGGTGCCAGCACGGTCCAGATCGGGACGCAGAACTTCGTCGACCCGGACGCGGGCGGTCGCATTGTGCGTGACTTGGCGGTGCGCTGTGCGACTGATGGAATCAGCGACATTCGCGAGCTGGTTGGCGCCCTGAAAACCGGCTAA
- a CDS encoding P-II family nitrogen regulator — MKKIEAIIKPFKLDDVKDRLREIGVQGMTVYEVKGFGRTGGKKEVYRGSAYVVDFVPKVRIEIVVKDDIVRDVVEAILAVARTGRIGDGKIFVTPVDEAIRIRTGERGDDAL, encoded by the coding sequence ATGAAAAAGATCGAAGCCATCATCAAGCCTTTCAAGCTGGACGACGTCAAAGATCGACTCCGCGAGATCGGGGTGCAAGGCATGACGGTCTACGAGGTGAAAGGCTTCGGTCGCACCGGCGGGAAGAAAGAGGTCTATCGCGGCTCGGCGTACGTGGTGGATTTCGTGCCCAAGGTTCGCATCGAGATCGTCGTCAAGGACGACATCGTTCGCGACGTCGTGGAGGCGATCTTGGCGGTGGCGCGCACCGGCCGCATCGGCGACGGAAAAATTTTCGTCACGCCGGTCGACGAGGCCATCCGCATCCGCACTGGCGAACGCGGCGACGACGCACTTTAA
- the glnA gene encoding type I glutamate--ammonia ligase: MTPAEVLKYAEKNGAKFVDFKFVDLLGIWQHTTMPIGKLEVDSFKDGFFFDGSSIRGWQPIHASDMIFIPDAASAVMDPFPAIPTLSLICDIVDAITKQPYSRDPRTIAAKAEAYLKTTGIGDTSYFGPEPEFFIFDEVRFSEGPNRSSYLVDSIEGAWNSDRTESPNLGYKPAHKGGYFPVAPTDTLGDLRAEMATVIMGVGIPVEVFHHEVATGGQCELSMKFNTLKTMADWTMWYKYIVKNVARKHGKTATFMPKPIFGDNGSGMHCHQSIWKNEKNLFAGDGYAGLSEMALHYIGGILKHAPAILAITNPGTNSYKRLVPGYEAPVNLAYSSRNRSASVRIPIGTTSPKSKRLEFRCPDPTANPYLAFAAMMMAGVDGIQNKISPGNPLDKDIYALAPEELKDVPKAPGSLDESLKALEKDHAFLLKGDVFTPDVIETWLEYKREHEVDALRLRPHPHEFALYFDN, encoded by the coding sequence ATGACTCCAGCAGAGGTCCTGAAATACGCGGAAAAGAACGGCGCCAAGTTCGTCGACTTCAAGTTCGTCGACCTTCTCGGCATCTGGCAGCACACCACCATGCCGATCGGCAAGCTTGAGGTGGATTCGTTCAAGGATGGGTTCTTCTTCGACGGTAGCTCCATCCGTGGCTGGCAGCCGATTCACGCGTCGGACATGATCTTCATCCCTGACGCCGCCTCCGCTGTGATGGACCCGTTTCCTGCCATCCCGACGCTATCGTTGATCTGCGACATCGTCGACGCCATCACCAAGCAGCCGTACTCGCGCGATCCGCGCACCATCGCGGCCAAGGCCGAGGCGTACCTCAAGACCACCGGCATCGGCGACACGTCGTACTTCGGTCCCGAGCCCGAGTTCTTCATCTTCGACGAGGTTCGTTTCTCCGAGGGCCCGAACCGCTCCAGCTACCTGGTGGATTCGATCGAAGGCGCCTGGAACAGCGACCGCACGGAAAGCCCGAACCTCGGCTACAAGCCGGCGCACAAGGGCGGGTACTTCCCGGTCGCCCCGACGGATACCCTCGGTGATTTGCGCGCCGAGATGGCCACCGTGATCATGGGCGTCGGCATCCCCGTCGAGGTGTTCCACCACGAGGTCGCCACCGGCGGTCAGTGCGAGTTGTCGATGAAGTTCAACACGCTCAAGACCATGGCCGACTGGACCATGTGGTACAAATACATCGTCAAGAACGTGGCCCGGAAGCACGGCAAGACGGCGACGTTCATGCCGAAGCCGATCTTTGGCGACAACGGCTCGGGCATGCACTGCCACCAGTCGATCTGGAAGAACGAGAAGAACTTGTTCGCCGGCGACGGATACGCCGGTCTGTCCGAGATGGCGCTGCACTATATCGGCGGCATCCTGAAGCACGCGCCGGCCATCCTGGCCATCACCAACCCCGGCACCAATAGCTATAAGCGTCTGGTGCCCGGTTATGAGGCGCCGGTAAATCTGGCGTACTCGTCGCGCAACCGCTCGGCGTCGGTGCGTATCCCGATCGGGACCACCTCGCCGAAGAGCAAGCGCCTCGAGTTCCGCTGCCCTGATCCGACGGCCAACCCTTACCTGGCCTTCGCGGCGATGATGATGGCTGGCGTCGACGGCATCCAGAACAAAATCAGCCCGGGAAACCCGCTGGACAAGGACATCTACGCGTTGGCCCCGGAAGAGCTGAAGGACGTGCCCAAGGCGCCAGGCTCGCTGGACGAATCGCTGAAGGCGCTGGAGAAAGACCACGCGTTCTTGCTGAAGGGCGACGTCTTTACCCCGGACGTCATCGAGACCTGGCTGGAGTACAAGCGGGAGCACGAGGTCGACGCCCTTCGCCTGCGTCCGCACCCGCACGAGTTTGCGTTGTACTTCGACAACTGA